The DNA segment AATCGACCTATTTTAAGTACTCGACAATGTACTGGAATCTGATTGGCTAGCTAAAGACCGAACCCTGGCTTTCACCTATCAGGTGTCAGATAACACTGTGACAGCACTACAGCTAAGTAAAAGCCAAAAATAGGATTTGTGTGAGCTTGTGGCTCACTAAGAGGATCAAATTGGCGTTTAGCTTGTGTTTAGCGTAATTTGCAGTCAGCGAGTTGTTAGAACGTCGCCGCTGGACACACTTGGACTGAAGGATGACCGGGACCGGGGTAGCTATCGACTACAGCGCCTGGGATCACATCGATATTTCGGACGACGATGACGTCACCAACCCTTACGTCGACACGCCGAGCTTGTTTCGGATGAGACACCGGGTCAGGAGTATGCTCATTTAATAGACATTTTGAAATTAACTCTTTGTTGGACTCCAAATAATAAACATGGTGTTATACTGCTCTCCATCATCTCCAATAAAGTTTCTCCCTCACGACCCACAACAATAATcaaaagttttgttttttttatgaacttACCACAATTCTCAGGCACGTCTGGAGAAGATGGCCGGGTTCCAGCAGaggggagaagacctggagagcaaCCTGGCAGAATGCGGCAGGCTCCTGGAGGAGGCCGAGCGACGACTCCGAGCGATGGAGGAAAGGAAGACTGAGGTGGAGGAGGCTAACTTGACCAGCGTCCGGGCGGAGGTGAAGAAACTGAAAAAGGACAAAAGATTATTCGAGAAGATGAGGGAGCAACACAAGCGTGAGGAGAAAAGGCTTCCCTGGAACGTGGACACCATCAGCAAAGATGGCTTCAGCAGGGTAAGACAACAACATTCCTCCAAATGCAACCACCATCTTACAAATATGTACGTGTGTCTCGTAGAGTATCGTCAACGTGAAACCGAACGAAGAGACACAGGAGGAAGGCGTGGAGAAGTACGGCGAGGAAATCAAACACTTTGGTAAGACAAAGTCGTTTGATTTTACATAACTAACAAATGACGAAAGAACTATAAGAAAAATATTCTATATTCTTCCATAGAGGGAGTTTTCACCTTCCCTCTGTCGCTAAGTACTTTTAGAGAGTTCTGttgattttctggaattttctttgcatTAATCGGTACCAACGAAGACGTGTTTATGTACGTTACACTAGGAATGTTACGGCGCTACGACGACAGTCAGAAATATCTGTCGGACAATCCGCATCTTGTGTGTGAGGAGACGGCTAACCGCCTTGTGGTCATCTGTATTGAGTGTGCGATCGATGAGGTAAGAAAATTATCTCCATCTGGGTCATAAAacggaatatttaaaaaaataaatctaccTTTTCCGATTTAGAAGCACGCCTTGATGGAGCAGGTGGCCCACCAAGCCATCGTCATGCACTCCATCTTGGATTTGGGCCGAGCATTGAAGGCGGACCCGCGAGGCTGCTT comes from the Syngnathus scovelli strain Florida chromosome 5, RoL_Ssco_1.2, whole genome shotgun sequence genome and includes:
- the LOC125969134 gene encoding hsp90 co-chaperone Cdc37 isoform X1, which translates into the protein MTGTGVAIDYSAWDHIDISDDDDVTNPYVDTPSLFRMRHRARLEKMAGFQQRGEDLESNLAECGRLLEEAERRLRAMEERKTEVEEANLTSVRAEVKKLKKDKRLFEKMREQHKREEKRLPWNVDTISKDGFSRSIVNVKPNEETQEEGVEKYGEEIKHFGMLRRYDDSQKYLSDNPHLVCEETANRLVVICIECAIDEKHALMEQVAHQAIVMHSILDLGRALKADPRGCFRQFFSSMKNADQLNREAFQRELDLLKERVRSCARMRMEDAREELEEEEKQKRLGPGGLDPVEVYESLPKDMQRSFDEKNIEMLHEAMAKLDLEVSRWMVDDDDVMMTWWSPQEGKYHLARCIDSGLWVPETKENEGYGEDEEED
- the LOC125969134 gene encoding hsp90 co-chaperone Cdc37 isoform X2; this encodes MTGTGVAIDYSAWDHIDISDDDDVTNPYVDTPSLFRMRHRARLEKMAGFQQRGEDLESNLAECGRLLEEAERRLRAMEERKTEVEEANLTSVRAEVKKLKKDKRLFEKMREQHKREEKRLPWNVDTISKDGFSRSIVNVKPNEETQEEGVEKYGEEIKHFGMLRRYDDSQKYLSDNPHLVCEETANRLVVICIECAIDEKHALMEQVAHQAIVMHSILDLGRALKADPRGCFRQFFSSMKNADQLNREAFQRELDLLKERVRSCARMRMEDAREELEEEEKQKRLGPGGLDPVEVYESLPKDMQRSFDEKNIEMLHEAMAKLDLEEGKYHLARCIDSGLWVPETKENEGYGEDEEED